The sequence GCCGGTCCTGGAGCCGCACCTTCTGGAGGATGGGCAGCGCGAAGGCCGCCGTCTTCCCGCTCCCTGTCTTCGCCTGGCCCACCAGGTCCTGCCCCTGCAACAGCACGGGGATGCTCTGCGCCTGGATGGGCGTGGCGACTTTGAACTCCAGCTCCTCCAGGACCTGGAGCAGGGGCGGTGCGAGCGGGAGAGCGGCGAAGTCCATCTCAGCCTCGAATGAAGAGAGGGCGCCCTTGTAGCAGCCACGCGGATTTAATCCGGCTTAATTCATCTCCTCGCGTGGGTCCTCCGACAATGAGGGTGGGCACGAAGTGACACCGTGTCTCAATCACAGAGGGGGAAATCATGGGGAACAACACCGTCCAGCCGAATCGCGGCGCCGAAGCCGCACGCCTTGCAGCCGAGCTCGCCGCCCGTCAGGCCGAGGAGGCCGCGAAACGCGAGGCCGCGCGGAAGGCCGCGGAGCAGAAGCCCACCACCGTGAAGCATATGAAAGCTGACGGCTTCGATGGACGCCTCCGGAGCAAGGGGCCGAACCTGAGCGGCGAGTCCACGCTGGCCTATACACCTTCAGTCGATACCCGCTCGGGCACGTCCTTCGTGGCGCTCTCCGGTCCGCGGGACTTCGAGCAGGGAGACACGCCCACGCCGGTGGCGCCAACCGCGACTGTCACGGCGGGCGGCGTGGCTCGCACCGTCACGCTCGATTCGCCCGCGGCGCTGGCGGACCACCTGAAGGGGAAGACACCTCCCTTCGACTTGAGCAACGTGGTCTTCAACTTCCCGTTGGACATGCGCTCGGGCGGAGAGCTGTTCGGGCTCCTCGCGAGCACGTTCCCGGGCACGCGTACGGATACCCTGTTCCTGCAGGCCAACCTGAGCGGAGCCGTCTTCAAACAGGGCGTCGTGAACGCGGATCTCATCAGCGCCAACCTGAAGGGGGCCCGGTTCGAGGGCCGCGTCGCGAATGTCTCCTTCGAGTACTCCGACCTCTCCGGCGCGGACTTCTCCCGCAGTACCGGCGTGGTGTCCTCGGACTTCGCCTTCTCCATCATCGACAATCCGAAACTGATGGATGGGGTCGACATCACGGGCAGCGTCTTCACCGGAACGCCCCTGGGCACCCAGCCGATGCTCGCCTCGGTGCAGCTCAACAGCCCGGCGATGCTGACGGCCCTCACCGGCACCTCGGACCCGGCGGCCCAGCAGGCCCGCATCAAGGAATACCAGGCCGCCGGCACGCTGCTGGAGAAGCTGAAGGCGGCGCTGCCCGCTGGGACACTCGATGGGGCACTGTCCCGGGAGTGGCGCAGCCGCCTCTATGACGTGCTCAACACGACGCCGGGAATGCCCTCCGCGAGCGCCGACCCGAGCTCTCCTGAGTACGCCAGCCACTTCCTCATCAAGGCGAACATCTTCGACGCGGTGGATGGCCGGTATGGCGTGTTCGACCGACCCAAGGCCGGCGTCACGCTGGAGTCGCTGGCCGCGCTCAAGACGCCGGATGGCAAGCAGCACATGCAACGCACCATCAACGACGTGCTCGCCAGCATGCTGCTGTCAGACGCGCCCATCAGCCTGGATGCGCCCTACGGAGGCAATGCGCCTCCGACCGCGGTGGGGGAAATGAACAGGCTGGCGAAGGACGTGAAGTCCCGTGCGGCGCCGGGCGCGGAGCCCTCGATGAACACCTGGCTCGACTCGACCTTCGTCTACAACGCCCAGGAGTTCTCGGTCCGGAACACGAACCTGCACCCCCTGTACTTCGACTACGTGAAGGCCATGCTCCCCATCCTCGACCCGGCCCACGTGGAGACCTTCAACCGCATGTCGGCGGACGGGCTGGTGACGCCGCAGCAGATGCTGGACGCGGGCATGGACACCATGGTCCAGGACCTGTTCAAGAACGTCATCGGCGTCTGAGCCCCCAGCTCAGGTGCTCAAGGCACGCACGCGCGCGGCGAGGTTCTGCGTGAAGAGCCGGTAGATGCGCAGCGCGGCCGCCTCGTGCGTGTCCAGGTAGTGCTCGAAGTCGGTGCGGCTGATGCGCAGCGCCCGCACGGAGGTGCGGGCGCGCACGTGCGCGGAGACCGGCGCGTCCTGCACCAGCGAAATCTCCCCGAGGTACGCGCCCGGCCCCAGCGTGTTGAGGTGCCGCGCGTCGGACTCGGGGCCGCTGAAGACCTCCACCGTGCCGTCCATCAGCACGAAGAGGCCCGTGCCCGCGGAGCCCTTCTCCAGCAGCACCGTGCCGGGTGCGATGACCACCTGCCGGGCCAGCCGGTAGAGGTCCTTCATGTCCTCCAGCGACAGCTCGCCGAAGATGGGGATGGCCTTGAGGAAGCGGTAGCCATTGGCCGCCGGAGCGGACGCGCCCGCGGCCCGGCGCAGCAGCATGGCCTCGGCCTCGGCCTCCATGCCCATGCGGCGCAGGAGCCGGGC comes from Pyxidicoccus parkwaysis and encodes:
- a CDS encoding pentapeptide repeat-containing protein, whose product is MGNNTVQPNRGAEAARLAAELAARQAEEAAKREAARKAAEQKPTTVKHMKADGFDGRLRSKGPNLSGESTLAYTPSVDTRSGTSFVALSGPRDFEQGDTPTPVAPTATVTAGGVARTVTLDSPAALADHLKGKTPPFDLSNVVFNFPLDMRSGGELFGLLASTFPGTRTDTLFLQANLSGAVFKQGVVNADLISANLKGARFEGRVANVSFEYSDLSGADFSRSTGVVSSDFAFSIIDNPKLMDGVDITGSVFTGTPLGTQPMLASVQLNSPAMLTALTGTSDPAAQQARIKEYQAAGTLLEKLKAALPAGTLDGALSREWRSRLYDVLNTTPGMPSASADPSSPEYASHFLIKANIFDAVDGRYGVFDRPKAGVTLESLAALKTPDGKQHMQRTINDVLASMLLSDAPISLDAPYGGNAPPTAVGEMNRLAKDVKSRAAPGAEPSMNTWLDSTFVYNAQEFSVRNTNLHPLYFDYVKAMLPILDPAHVETFNRMSADGLVTPQQMLDAGMDTMVQDLFKNVIGV